A genomic window from bacterium includes:
- the sppA gene encoding signal peptide peptidase SppA, which produces MNNKACCWVLIILIAGGVLSMVVTGILIGSFMAGVGKETAVSRHSFLMIELSGFVPEHRSSPQFEVWLREQPTISQLLYCLEQADDDPRIVGVVLRPWGTMGFAELRELREAVSRFKESGKPVYAYLEMATDRDYYLASMADTIAITPSRSGGLIMLGLSASNTYLAKTFRKVGIEFHVLHTGKYKGAYENLDSEAMSGPLRESLQSLLDDLFKTYTGEIADARPQIGKEALEKMLLQPDRLVIGGEEAVQAGIADLAMDWGDFRDRIRAGDEFRGISPAKYARSRTSAEFGDEIAVVFAGGSISYGDGDDPWGDGDDIESGDMVKLLRELREDESVKAVVLRVNSPGGSSLASDIILQELKRLKHKKPVVVSMGNVAASGGYYISCAASEIIAQPNTITGSIGVVSVIPSAKDLYEKIGARVETVEKGYWDQFFRLDKEFTPEHEKVILEFMDGVYDEFLTHVADGRGLSKAQVEESAQGRVWTGIQARERGLVDGLGGLDFALDRACDLAGVDRESVAVERYPHPRGLLEFVLNQLETKVRMIQSRLLVPYDDPDMRRALDFLTKFNRQREYVQMLMPIEVP; this is translated from the coding sequence ATGAACAACAAGGCTTGTTGCTGGGTGCTCATCATCCTGATCGCGGGAGGCGTGCTGAGCATGGTGGTTACCGGGATTCTGATCGGCTCGTTCATGGCGGGAGTGGGGAAGGAGACCGCTGTCAGTCGCCACAGCTTCCTCATGATCGAACTCTCCGGGTTTGTCCCGGAGCACCGTTCCTCGCCTCAGTTCGAGGTCTGGCTCCGCGAGCAGCCCACGATCTCCCAATTGCTATATTGTCTTGAGCAGGCCGACGACGACCCACGAATCGTCGGGGTGGTGCTGAGGCCCTGGGGCACGATGGGCTTTGCCGAACTCCGCGAACTTCGGGAAGCCGTGTCGCGTTTCAAGGAGAGCGGCAAACCGGTCTACGCCTATTTGGAGATGGCCACCGATCGCGACTACTATCTGGCCAGCATGGCCGATACCATTGCGATCACGCCTTCGCGTTCGGGGGGGCTGATCATGTTGGGGCTAAGTGCCTCGAATACGTATCTGGCCAAGACTTTCCGAAAGGTCGGAATTGAATTCCACGTGCTTCACACGGGGAAGTACAAGGGCGCATATGAAAACCTTGATTCCGAAGCCATGTCGGGTCCGCTTCGCGAAAGTCTGCAATCGCTGCTCGATGATCTGTTCAAGACCTACACCGGAGAGATTGCCGATGCTCGACCGCAAATCGGTAAAGAGGCTTTAGAGAAGATGCTGCTTCAGCCGGATCGGCTGGTGATCGGTGGAGAGGAAGCCGTGCAGGCGGGAATCGCCGACCTGGCGATGGATTGGGGCGACTTCCGCGACCGGATCCGGGCCGGTGATGAATTCCGCGGGATTTCCCCCGCCAAATACGCCCGTTCCCGAACGTCGGCGGAATTCGGCGATGAAATCGCCGTGGTGTTCGCCGGCGGATCCATCTCCTACGGTGACGGCGATGACCCGTGGGGAGATGGCGATGACATCGAATCCGGCGATATGGTGAAGTTGCTGCGCGAGCTGCGCGAGGATGAGAGCGTAAAAGCCGTTGTGCTGCGCGTGAATTCGCCCGGTGGATCTTCGCTGGCTTCCGATATCATCCTGCAGGAGCTCAAACGTCTGAAACACAAAAAGCCCGTCGTCGTCTCCATGGGGAACGTGGCGGCGTCCGGAGGCTACTACATCTCATGTGCGGCTTCGGAAATCATCGCCCAACCCAATACCATCACCGGTTCCATCGGAGTCGTCAGCGTCATTCCATCGGCCAAGGATCTCTATGAGAAAATCGGCGCTCGCGTCGAGACGGTGGAAAAGGGCTACTGGGATCAGTTCTTCCGGCTGGACAAGGAATTCACTCCCGAGCACGAAAAGGTGATTCTGGAGTTCATGGATGGCGTATATGACGAGTTTCTGACTCACGTGGCCGACGGTCGCGGATTGTCGAAAGCCCAAGTTGAAGAATCCGCCCAGGGTCGGGTGTGGACGGGGATTCAGGCTCGTGAACGGGGACTGGTGGACGGATTGGGGGGCCTCGATTTCGCTCTCGATCGTGCCTGCGATTTGGCCGGTGTGGATCGCGAATCCGTCGCCGTGGAAAGGTATCCCCATCCCCGCGGACTGCTGGAATTTGTGCTGAACCAGCTCGAGACGAAAGTGCGAATGATCCAGAGTCGCCTGCTTGTGCCCTATGACGATCCGGATATGCGACGCGCGCTCGACTTCCTGACCAAGTTCAATCGCCAACGCGAATATGTCCAGATGCTCATGCCGATCGAGGTTCCCTGA
- a CDS encoding polysaccharide biosynthesis C-terminal domain-containing protein, protein MAPSSERLVNRSLVHRASGSLFLRALPAVYGAALILLVVRVLPLGDFGRYGMAIAYVNLIAAMSRGLWIVPLVIHGARGGHRDFQGPALWLSLATALLGAALGQVILPLLGVGRQLALIAAIMQITLVPRDVAIGLLQSGQRAWSAFWVEAGYFLGSLAGFAVLFAVGRLTSAEAALTANLCAAILSTLIAFAYEPGLLSVGLRGNWKGTFQLGRWVGLLALGELFLQQGDVLLVGAFFSAEAIAPYIAARTLLRMYGLLSQAVNFLVLPSASRLGAGGQMAVLRSRLRKILLFMMVVLLPVNIVMWLISPWFFPLLLGVKYIPAIPFFRILILATFCEPVYSVLTNALAGIGKTWVPVPVLGISLIVNVVLNVILLPTFGLTSAAIVLVTTYAVLAFGSYRMGKKHLDVSALPPIT, encoded by the coding sequence GTGGCTCCTTCAAGTGAACGTTTAGTGAATCGTTCGCTGGTTCATCGGGCGAGCGGATCGCTCTTTCTGAGAGCGCTGCCGGCCGTCTATGGCGCGGCGCTCATTCTGCTCGTCGTTCGCGTGCTGCCGCTCGGCGATTTCGGTCGCTACGGCATGGCCATCGCCTATGTCAATCTCATCGCGGCCATGTCGCGCGGACTGTGGATTGTTCCCCTGGTCATTCATGGCGCGCGGGGCGGTCACCGCGATTTTCAAGGACCCGCGCTCTGGCTCAGTCTGGCCACGGCGCTCCTCGGAGCCGCCCTTGGGCAGGTGATTCTGCCGCTGCTCGGCGTGGGGAGGCAACTCGCCTTGATCGCGGCAATCATGCAGATCACTCTCGTGCCGCGGGACGTGGCCATCGGGCTTTTGCAGTCCGGTCAGCGCGCCTGGTCGGCCTTCTGGGTGGAAGCGGGCTATTTTCTGGGCAGTCTGGCCGGCTTTGCCGTGCTGTTTGCCGTCGGACGGCTGACTTCTGCGGAAGCGGCGTTGACGGCCAATCTGTGTGCCGCAATTCTTTCCACACTGATCGCCTTCGCCTATGAACCCGGACTGCTCTCCGTCGGTCTGCGCGGCAATTGGAAAGGCACGTTTCAATTGGGACGGTGGGTGGGACTGCTGGCTCTGGGTGAACTCTTCCTTCAGCAGGGCGACGTTCTCTTGGTCGGTGCGTTTTTCAGCGCGGAAGCAATTGCTCCCTACATCGCCGCCCGCACGCTCCTTCGGATGTACGGACTGCTTTCGCAGGCCGTGAATTTTCTCGTCCTGCCCAGCGCATCTCGGTTGGGAGCCGGCGGCCAGATGGCCGTTTTGCGCAGCCGCCTTCGCAAGATTCTGCTCTTCATGATGGTCGTTTTGCTGCCGGTGAATATCGTTATGTGGCTGATCAGCCCGTGGTTCTTCCCGCTGCTGCTAGGCGTGAAATACATTCCGGCGATTCCGTTCTTCCGCATCCTCATCCTTGCGACCTTCTGTGAGCCGGTCTATAGCGTCCTGACCAATGCGCTGGCGGGAATCGGAAAGACGTGGGTGCCCGTGCCCGTTCTCGGAATCTCGCTGATCGTAAACGTGGTCCTAAACGTTATTCTCCTTCCCACCTTCGGCCTGACTTCGGCGGCGATCGTGCTCGTCACCACCTATGCCGTTCTGGCGTTCGGATCCTACCGAATGGGAAAGAAGCATCTCGACGTATCGGCGTTGCCGCCGATCACGTAG
- a CDS encoding T9SS type A sorting domain-containing protein: MRRTHTLIVIAALLTVGIAPRPASAIPSDPPYGIYEGGLYSPSVSILETTPAHIRVGFSMENLTGQEVVDFSGVLPGLWGEMNPTGSLMPRFTIFLALPPTGNPSVVIEQWNRIGLAAQARYLPDNVSSIPNVMLEDVVIFGGIRLVPLTIRPFHYVNNATICSVFTETVIRIDIDGTIGDNPVLNPPTRFSRPWQQVYRAVVTNWESISGYYNTAPSHILMIVPDDTLTGDYIPNIREFVKWKEQRGVKVSVVPTSSIGVNPTPLQIRNRITQERSAADPPLDFVILVGDETRLSPSYLYTADPPTRFSSYSLPGPYTNEYHYAAIEGYDVFPDVFLGRWVVNTPTEVRNIAVRSVHHEKDPFYADSLRFRRAVVAADRQEASQRATKRHVRDELLRNGFTDVDTVFIQNGADRMRNRVDVGQTFVNYRGTGWDIGWSGINFYLPDISALSNAWRLPIVTGIGCGVGIFNGGDDDGFGERWMIMGTVFQPRGAVGFIGPCWNTHTIYNDCLDSLLYRAWLDYDVGQLAPGLAAGKAMVWATMAQFLGESSVLEVTETMFRQYLVQGDPSLQVYTQTPVRPVVTVPQTVPSELTDVIVGVGNMALLPADSVNVTVWIGDGSFTSGWIRHGGSSISIPVDATGADTVVITVTGDNVLAFQAHVPVEPVSTDPLPNAGLPRELSLAQNFPNPFNSVTVIEFAVPQPGTVRLEIFDILGKRVATLVDEPLSAGHFRATWDGRTSGGSMAGSGVYFYRLSSADGVRIHKLALVR, from the coding sequence GTGCGACGCACTCATACACTGATCGTCATCGCCGCGCTGCTGACCGTTGGCATCGCACCCCGGCCCGCTTCGGCCATTCCCTCGGATCCACCCTATGGAATATACGAGGGAGGCTTGTACTCACCTTCCGTTTCGATCCTGGAAACGACTCCTGCCCACATTCGAGTTGGATTCAGCATGGAGAACCTGACCGGTCAGGAAGTCGTGGATTTCTCTGGTGTTCTCCCCGGTTTGTGGGGGGAGATGAATCCCACCGGGTCGCTTATGCCGCGTTTCACGATCTTCCTGGCCTTGCCTCCCACGGGCAATCCCTCGGTTGTGATCGAACAGTGGAACCGGATCGGGCTGGCCGCGCAAGCCCGCTATCTACCCGATAACGTATCCTCAATACCAAACGTGATGTTAGAGGATGTCGTGATTTTCGGTGGGATTCGCTTAGTGCCTCTCACGATCCGTCCTTTTCACTACGTGAACAATGCAACAATCTGCTCGGTTTTCACGGAGACCGTCATTCGCATTGATATTGATGGAACCATCGGCGACAATCCGGTCCTGAATCCGCCTACCCGGTTCTCCCGCCCTTGGCAGCAGGTCTATCGGGCGGTGGTCACGAACTGGGAGAGTATTTCCGGCTACTACAACACGGCTCCGTCTCACATTCTCATGATCGTTCCCGACGATACCCTTACTGGAGACTACATCCCGAACATTCGGGAATTCGTGAAGTGGAAGGAGCAACGGGGGGTCAAGGTCAGCGTAGTTCCCACAAGTTCGATTGGCGTGAATCCAACCCCGCTGCAGATTCGCAATCGAATTACTCAAGAAAGAAGCGCTGCCGATCCGCCCCTTGATTTCGTGATTCTCGTCGGTGACGAAACGCGTCTTTCCCCAAGTTATCTGTATACGGCGGATCCACCTACACGCTTCAGCAGCTACTCGCTTCCCGGTCCCTATACGAACGAATACCACTACGCCGCCATCGAGGGTTATGACGTCTTCCCGGATGTGTTCCTCGGACGCTGGGTGGTAAATACTCCGACCGAGGTGAGAAACATCGCGGTCCGGTCCGTTCATCACGAAAAGGATCCCTTCTACGCGGATTCTCTTCGCTTCCGTCGGGCGGTTGTGGCGGCGGATCGGCAAGAAGCCTCGCAGCGCGCAACCAAACGACACGTCCGTGATGAGCTCTTGCGGAACGGATTCACTGACGTAGACACGGTCTTCATCCAAAACGGCGCGGACCGGATGAGAAATCGCGTGGACGTCGGTCAGACCTTCGTCAATTACCGCGGCACCGGCTGGGACATCGGCTGGTCGGGCATCAACTTCTACCTTCCGGACATAAGTGCTTTGAGCAATGCCTGGCGGCTTCCCATTGTCACGGGTATCGGCTGCGGAGTGGGGATTTTCAACGGCGGTGACGACGATGGATTCGGCGAGCGGTGGATGATTATGGGGACGGTTTTTCAGCCTCGCGGAGCGGTCGGATTCATCGGCCCGTGCTGGAACACGCACACAATTTACAATGACTGCCTCGATTCCCTTCTCTATCGGGCCTGGCTCGACTATGACGTGGGACAGCTCGCCCCCGGTTTAGCCGCCGGCAAAGCGATGGTCTGGGCGACGATGGCTCAATTCCTCGGCGAATCCTCGGTGCTCGAAGTTACCGAAACCATGTTCCGTCAATACTTGGTGCAGGGCGATCCATCGCTTCAGGTGTACACTCAGACTCCGGTGCGTCCGGTCGTCACCGTACCTCAAACGGTGCCGTCCGAACTCACCGACGTCATCGTCGGTGTCGGCAATATGGCTCTGCTTCCGGCCGACAGCGTCAACGTGACCGTTTGGATCGGTGACGGGAGTTTCACCTCAGGTTGGATCCGGCACGGCGGATCGTCCATTTCGATCCCGGTGGATGCCACGGGCGCCGATACCGTGGTGATAACCGTGACCGGTGACAATGTTCTGGCATTTCAGGCTCACGTTCCCGTCGAACCCGTCAGCACCGACCCGCTGCCCAATGCCGGGCTGCCGCGCGAACTGAGTCTGGCCCAAAACTTCCCCAATCCCTTCAATTCCGTAACCGTAATTGAGTTTGCGGTGCCCCAGCCCGGCACGGTGCGACTGGAGATCTTCGATATTCTCGGCAAACGGGTCGCAACCCTCGTGGATGAACCACTATCCGCCGGTCATTTCCGCGCAACTTGGGATGGCCGGACAAGCGGGGGAAGTATGGCGGGAAGTGGTGTCTATTTCTACCGGCTAAGCAGCGCGGACGGCGTTCGTATCCACAAGCTTGCACTCGTGCGGTAG
- a CDS encoding PAS domain S-box protein, giving the protein MTVTQTYDQGLLEEFEALQRRLMELEEIEVMRISEEQERFDSLQVLDEYAKQIEESRDKLARLLRAGTAVQEAKTVQNTLQRVVNAIGEAGWSSVTVNVFENWDIVMAAYHGCTEDDIEFLQTHRRAPEERAKLFGPDSERYKISRSYFIPAEKLSDIVPPDQVVPGRRTPQPGDTWDAMDLAYVPLYGADGRVIGAINCDDPTDGRRPTAETFFYLELFADLAARKVEAIQMQDRQQRTEEALRESEEKYRTVFSRSGEGFFLMDELFRDCNSKACELWCCEPEDIIGHSPVEFSPELQPDGRRSDAAAKEYIGSAMRGEPQNFYWMHKRKDGVLIDCEVSLASVRVADETLIIAIVRDITERKRAELEQDVVLRILQIGTTSDTQEEMLRSIFAQIGRLVPIENYYLALHDPQLDMISFPIFIDEVDPPPKPRPFGNALTEWVIRHGRPLYLNPEQYAEMERRGEAKVHGTPALSWLGVPLVSQSKPFGALVVQSYRTENLFTDYHVRVFSTVAAQISTLLERKRSEEALRFTQFAVDCAGDGVFWIGPDAHLLYVNDAACKVLARSRAELLKMTWHDIDLYLDRNRWARDWEVVRIKSALSRETIHLTGDGRRIPVEVRANYVELRDHAILCVFARDISERKQSQRELITLRKAIEASGEAVFMADPEGVITFVNAEFARMYGYDPNEIIGHETYRILGGADLDDAAHTVFLERIRGGHVVKGRSVHRTKDGQLIDVEASANPILDENGKLAGFFSILRDVGERVREEQALRDSEESLRWLVDNFGEAVGIVDLEELFVYANPAMGSLFGLPSEELVGRSLGEFMTPEQFAVVRDYTQARRRGVRSRYTVDIRRANGDIRTLLITATPQFDGDGNVRNILTACKDVTGIKIIM; this is encoded by the coding sequence ATGACGGTAACCCAGACATACGATCAAGGACTTCTTGAGGAATTCGAGGCTCTGCAGCGACGGCTGATGGAGCTTGAAGAAATCGAGGTCATGCGGATCAGCGAGGAACAGGAACGCTTCGATTCCTTGCAGGTCCTTGATGAATATGCAAAGCAGATCGAGGAATCCCGCGATAAACTCGCCCGGCTTCTGCGCGCGGGTACGGCCGTGCAGGAGGCCAAGACCGTACAGAATACCCTCCAGCGAGTTGTCAACGCCATTGGGGAGGCTGGCTGGAGTTCGGTGACGGTTAACGTGTTCGAGAACTGGGATATCGTGATGGCGGCCTATCATGGGTGCACGGAGGATGACATCGAGTTCCTGCAAACTCATCGCCGTGCGCCTGAAGAGCGGGCCAAGCTGTTCGGCCCGGACAGCGAACGCTACAAGATCAGCCGCTCCTATTTTATTCCGGCCGAGAAACTGTCGGATATTGTCCCTCCCGATCAAGTGGTGCCGGGTCGTCGCACACCCCAACCGGGGGATACGTGGGATGCAATGGATCTTGCCTATGTTCCCCTGTATGGTGCGGACGGGCGAGTGATCGGAGCCATTAATTGTGATGACCCGACCGATGGACGCCGCCCGACGGCCGAGACGTTCTTCTACTTGGAACTCTTTGCCGATCTGGCGGCCCGTAAAGTCGAAGCCATTCAGATGCAGGATCGTCAGCAACGCACTGAGGAGGCTCTGCGAGAGAGTGAAGAGAAATACCGTACCGTATTCAGCCGCTCCGGTGAGGGATTTTTCCTGATGGATGAACTCTTCCGCGACTGCAACAGCAAAGCCTGTGAACTATGGTGTTGCGAACCGGAAGATATTATCGGTCACTCGCCGGTCGAGTTCTCCCCCGAACTCCAGCCGGACGGACGACGCTCCGACGCCGCAGCCAAGGAATACATCGGCTCCGCCATGCGGGGCGAGCCTCAGAATTTTTACTGGATGCACAAGCGGAAGGACGGCGTGCTCATTGACTGCGAAGTTTCGCTGGCCTCCGTTCGCGTTGCCGACGAAACCCTCATCATCGCCATCGTTCGGGATATTACCGAACGCAAGCGTGCCGAACTCGAGCAGGACGTCGTGCTGCGGATATTGCAGATTGGAACGACCTCGGACACTCAGGAAGAGATGCTCCGCAGCATCTTCGCGCAGATCGGCCGGCTGGTTCCGATTGAAAACTACTATCTCGCGCTTCATGATCCCCAATTGGACATGATCTCGTTTCCGATTTTCATTGACGAAGTGGACCCGCCGCCGAAACCCCGTCCGTTCGGAAACGCTCTGACCGAGTGGGTGATTCGCCACGGCAGACCTCTCTATCTGAATCCCGAACAGTACGCCGAAATGGAGCGCCGCGGCGAGGCCAAGGTGCACGGAACTCCGGCCCTCTCGTGGTTGGGCGTTCCTCTGGTCAGCCAGTCGAAACCGTTCGGCGCACTGGTGGTGCAAAGCTATCGAACCGAGAATCTCTTCACCGACTATCACGTCCGAGTGTTCTCCACGGTTGCCGCGCAAATCTCGACCCTACTCGAACGCAAACGCTCGGAAGAAGCCTTGCGGTTCACTCAGTTCGCGGTGGACTGCGCCGGCGATGGAGTCTTCTGGATCGGCCCGGACGCGCATCTATTGTACGTGAATGATGCCGCCTGCAAGGTACTTGCCCGATCCCGCGCCGAACTGCTGAAAATGACCTGGCACGATATTGACCTCTATCTGGACAGGAATCGCTGGGCACGGGACTGGGAGGTGGTCCGAATCAAGAGTGCGCTCAGTCGGGAAACCATCCACCTTACCGGCGACGGGCGGAGAATCCCGGTGGAGGTACGGGCCAACTACGTAGAACTCCGTGACCACGCCATCCTCTGCGTTTTCGCCCGCGATATCTCTGAGCGCAAACAGTCGCAACGTGAACTCATCACGCTTCGCAAGGCGATTGAAGCCTCGGGCGAAGCGGTTTTCATGGCCGATCCGGAAGGAGTTATCACCTTCGTGAATGCCGAATTCGCGCGGATGTACGGGTACGATCCCAACGAGATCATCGGCCACGAGACCTATCGGATTCTGGGAGGTGCCGATCTGGATGACGCGGCCCATACGGTGTTTCTCGAACGCATCCGCGGCGGACATGTCGTTAAGGGTCGGAGTGTTCATCGCACCAAAGACGGCCAGCTGATTGACGTCGAAGCGTCCGCCAATCCGATCCTTGACGAAAACGGAAAACTCGCGGGATTCTTCTCCATTCTGCGCGACGTGGGCGAACGGGTACGTGAGGAACAGGCGCTGCGCGATAGCGAAGAGAGCCTGCGCTGGCTGGTGGACAATTTCGGCGAAGCCGTCGGAATCGTGGATTTGGAGGAATTGTTCGTCTATGCCAACCCGGCCATGGGGAGCCTGTTCGGCCTTCCCAGTGAGGAACTTGTGGGGAGGAGTCTGGGCGAATTCATGACTCCCGAACAGTTCGCAGTCGTTCGCGACTACACCCAAGCCCGCCGCCGCGGAGTCCGGAGCCGCTACACGGTGGATATTCGTCGCGCCAACGGCGATATCCGAACCCTTCTGATCACGGCCACACCCCAGTTTGACGGTGATGGGAACGTAAGGAACATTCTTACGGCCTGTAAGGACGTTACCGGAATCAAGATAATCATGTAA
- a CDS encoding class I SAM-dependent methyltransferase: MIDRLMRYGAVARLLGPAPDGTILDVGAGPEGLGACLPYRFVGVDPWYPEPPIPTQQAIRASATALPFAAESFDHVLCIEVLEHLSPDIRPRVVAEMCRVARRQIIITHPYGRLTRCTDHLMRFFFALLRVFGKSRPWWLMEHLQNPYPDPRLYLPSPSSQWSIRSEGQENVFLRPVVAIFGNVRRVSRYFKRLHERRPAIARRLVRLFNFPPYSRKVIVLRRIETGTG, encoded by the coding sequence ATGATTGACCGGCTCATGCGCTACGGCGCGGTCGCCCGCCTGCTGGGACCCGCACCCGACGGCACCATTCTCGACGTCGGCGCCGGACCGGAAGGTCTGGGAGCGTGTTTGCCCTATCGCTTCGTCGGCGTGGATCCGTGGTATCCCGAACCTCCCATTCCCACTCAGCAGGCGATCCGCGCGTCAGCGACCGCGTTGCCGTTTGCCGCGGAGAGCTTCGACCACGTCTTGTGCATCGAAGTGCTCGAGCATCTGTCTCCCGACATCCGGCCGCGCGTGGTGGCCGAGATGTGCCGCGTCGCCCGCCGACAGATCATCATCACCCATCCCTACGGCCGCCTGACGCGTTGCACGGATCATCTGATGCGGTTTTTTTTCGCGCTCCTGCGCGTATTCGGCAAGTCGCGGCCGTGGTGGCTGATGGAACACTTGCAGAATCCCTATCCCGATCCGAGACTCTATCTGCCCTCCCCATCCTCGCAGTGGTCCATTCGAAGCGAGGGCCAGGAGAACGTGTTCCTCCGGCCCGTTGTGGCGATCTTCGGAAACGTGCGACGGGTGTCAAGATATTTCAAGCGTCTCCACGAACGGCGACCGGCGATAGCGCGAAGACTCGTGCGGCTATTCAATTTTCCGCCCTACAGCCGCAAAGTAATCGTCTTGCGGCGCATCGAAACGGGAACAGGTTGA
- a CDS encoding cyclic 2,3-diphosphoglycerate synthase → MAGAMKQRIVTIIQGAAGRDFHNFNVVYRNNPAYEVVAFTATQIPDIEGRRYPPDLAGKLYPKGIPIHAETELENLITKLKVDEVTFSYSDVPHHYVMHWASRAMAAGANFRLLGARQTMLASSKPVVAVCAVRTGAGKSQTTRRVAEILTAASQRIVAIRHPMPYGNLSKQAVQRFSSIADLKKHHCTIEEMEEYEPHIRRGSVVFAGVDYEAILRVAEKEADVVLWDGGNNDLPFYKPDLHITVADPLRAGDEMTYHPGEINLRMADVIVINKIGSATPDQIQTVRHSIEVANPAAMQIEAASPVTADHPERIRGKRVLVIEDGPTCTHGEMKYGAGVVAARKFGAAEIVDARPFAVGSIAKTFKAYPEIGAVLPAMGYGSKQISDLEATVARSKVDTVVVATPIDLTRIIKITQPMVRVSYDLQEIGRPNLEDALEPLLRKKTGQTKRK, encoded by the coding sequence CTGGCAGGTGCAATGAAACAACGGATTGTAACCATCATCCAAGGGGCGGCCGGGCGCGATTTCCATAATTTCAACGTTGTGTATCGTAACAATCCGGCCTACGAAGTCGTAGCTTTCACCGCAACGCAAATTCCGGACATCGAAGGCCGACGCTATCCTCCCGATCTGGCAGGCAAGCTCTACCCCAAGGGAATCCCGATCCATGCCGAGACTGAACTGGAGAACCTCATCACCAAGCTGAAGGTGGACGAGGTAACCTTCAGCTACAGCGATGTTCCTCATCACTACGTGATGCACTGGGCTTCGCGGGCAATGGCGGCGGGAGCCAATTTCCGGCTGCTGGGAGCGCGCCAGACCATGCTCGCGTCCTCGAAACCGGTGGTCGCCGTCTGTGCCGTTCGGACCGGAGCGGGAAAGTCCCAGACCACCCGCCGCGTCGCGGAGATTCTAACGGCAGCCTCCCAGCGGATCGTGGCCATCCGTCATCCGATGCCCTACGGCAATCTCTCGAAGCAGGCGGTCCAGCGCTTCTCGTCCATCGCCGACCTGAAGAAGCATCATTGCACGATCGAAGAAATGGAGGAATACGAACCGCACATTCGACGGGGCTCGGTGGTTTTCGCCGGAGTGGACTACGAGGCGATTCTCCGGGTGGCCGAAAAAGAGGCCGACGTGGTTCTCTGGGACGGCGGCAACAACGATCTCCCGTTCTACAAACCGGATCTGCATATCACCGTGGCCGATCCGCTCCGGGCCGGCGATGAAATGACTTATCATCCCGGAGAAATCAATCTCCGCATGGCCGACGTCATCGTCATCAATAAAATCGGCTCGGCGACACCCGATCAGATTCAAACCGTCCGCCACTCTATCGAAGTGGCGAATCCCGCGGCCATGCAAATCGAAGCTGCTTCACCCGTTACGGCCGATCATCCGGAACGGATTCGGGGGAAGCGAGTATTAGTGATTGAGGACGGTCCCACCTGTACGCACGGCGAGATGAAGTACGGAGCGGGAGTGGTGGCGGCCCGCAAGTTCGGTGCGGCCGAGATCGTAGATGCCCGTCCCTTTGCCGTCGGTTCCATTGCCAAGACGTTCAAGGCTTACCCGGAAATCGGTGCGGTATTGCCGGCGATGGGGTATGGTTCCAAACAGATTTCGGATCTCGAAGCCACGGTCGCTCGATCCAAGGTAGACACCGTGGTCGTGGCAACCCCAATAGATTTAACACGGATCATCAAGATCACTCAGCCGATGGTGCGGGTCAGCTATGATCTCCAAGAGATCGGTAGACCGAATCTCGAGGATGCCCTCGAACCTCTGCTCAGGAAGAAAACGGGGCAGACCAAGCGGAAGTAG